From the Cryptomeria japonica chromosome 2, Sugi_1.0, whole genome shotgun sequence genome, one window contains:
- the LOC131873646 gene encoding uncharacterized protein LOC131873646 translates to MHQKKSEVQIGKESRGASSDYRRPPLLSLSTAAPAAANGSGVWADEALTTPHKRVHQQLQQVKIDVTNQPPPPPPQVPFPCLKEAAAAALLRHHKQHPAPPPPPYIKWLWQEKGKKEIMLGGRRVRVRLRFRILLPPLVIVSIPCLWLYFRAAQLPEQTQMQGYDEDEEAMLLSDLQSSEAAIVWSFWFDFFAAVVFMTAVVISLRIAYRNLKLSHRWPSFPRGKLGVHKTWGWLASKPLVAFLIQDREKKRALLAKTLVTWTIGSERTSKIISREAVRVYTNGDMYEGEFHQGKCSGSGVYYYNMSGSYEGDWIDGKYDGYGVETWARGSRYRGQYRQGFRHGYGVYRFYTGDVYLGEWCNGQSHGYGVHICEDGSRYVGEFKWGVKHGLGYYHFRNGDTYAGEYFADKMHGFGVYHFANGHQYEGAWYEGRKQGLGMYTFRNGERQSGHWHHGVLETPSTQNSQPGCPMAVNHSKVLNAVQEARCAAQKAFEIPRVDERVNKAITAANRAANAARVAAVKAVQKKMHGDITIGDV, encoded by the exons ATGCACCAGAAGAAGTCAGAGGTACAGATTGGTAAAGAAAGCAGAGGAGCTTCTTCTGATTATCGAAGGCCTCCTCTCCTGTCTTTATCCACCGCCGCCCCCGCCGCTGCTAATGGTAGTGGTGTTTGGGCAGATGAAGCGCTGACAACCCCGCACAAGCGGGTGCATCAACAATTACAGCAGGTGAAGATTGATGTCACCAATCAGCCGCCGCCGCCGCCTCCTCAGGTGCCCTTTCCCTGCCTCAAAGAAGCGGCGGCGGCGGCGCTTCTGCGTCACCACAAGCAGCACCCGGCGCCGCCGCCACCGCCATATATAAAGTGGCTGTGGcaggaaaaggggaagaaggagaTTATGCTTGGAGGTCGGAGGGTGAGGGTCAGGTTGAGGTTTCGAATCTTGCTGCCGCCGCTGGTCATTGTTTCTATTCCGTGCCTCTGGTTGTATTTCAGGGCGGCCCAGTTGCCAGAACAGACTcag ATGCAAGGTTATGACGAGGATGAAGAGGCGATGCTCCTTTCTGATTTACAGTCTTCTGAAGCAGCAATAGTATGGAGTTTCTGGTTTGATTTTTTTGCAGCGGTGGTGTTTATGACAGCAGTGGTCATATCATTGAGAATTGCATACCGAAACCTCAAACTATCCCATAGATGGCCCTCCTTTCCCAGAGGCAAACTTGGGGTGCATAAGACATGGGGCTGGCTTGCCTCCAAGCCCCTTGTGGCCTTTTTGATACAAGACAGAGAAAAAAAGAGGGCTTTATTAGCCAAGACCCTGGTCACATGGACAATTGGCTCTGAGAGGACCAGCAAGATAATATCTAGAGAAGCAGTGAGGGTATACACCAATGGTGATATGTACGAGGGGGAATTTCATCAGGGCAAGTGCTCGGGCAGTGGTGTCTATTATTATAATATGAGTGGAAGCTACGAAGGGGATTGGATTGATGGAAAATATGATGGTTATGGGGTTGAGACATGGGCCAGAGGCAGCCGTTATAGAGGACAGTATAGACAGGGTTTCAGGCATGGTTATGGGGTTTACAGGTTTTACACTGGAGATGTGTATTTAGGGGAGTGGTGTAATGGACAGAGCCATGGTTATGGTGTTCACATTTGTGAAGATGGTAGTCGGTATGTGGGGGAGTTCAAGTGGGGCGTCAAGCATGGCCTCGGATACTATCATTTTAG AAATGGTGATACCTATGCTGGAGAGTATTTTGCAGACAAAATGCATGGGTTTGGTGTGTACCACTTTGCCAATGGTCATCAATATGAAGGTGCATGGTATGAGGGAAGAAAACAAGGTCTTGGAATGTATACATTTAGAAATGGTGAAAGGCAGTCTGGCCACTGGCATCATGGTGTGTTGGAGACTCCTAGCACACAGAATTCTCAACCAGGATGCCCCATGGCTGTGAACCATTCAAAAGTCTTGAATGCAGTACAG GAAGCAAGGTGTGCAGCGCAGAAAGCATTTGAAATTCCTCGAGTTGATGAAAGAGTAAATAAGGCTATTACTGCTGCCAACAGAGCAGCCAACGCAGCAAGGGTTGCTGCAGTGAAAGCTGTTCAGAAAAAAATGCATGGCGATATTACTATTGGAGATGTTTGA